A single genomic interval of uncultured Desulfobacter sp. harbors:
- a CDS encoding iron ABC transporter permease — protein sequence MHFDHGAVPDAYIGYIRKKSWLLFALFSLMAGLFLISLCKGAVKLPLLDVVQTLMLDAPSRKADLIVWNIRLPQTIIAILGGAGLAVSGAVMQSVLKNPLASPFTLGISHAAAFGAALSVIIMGTGVMASSSGDAVAISNPVITVVTAFSFSIITALIIIFISGKKGASPQVMVLTGVALGSLFTAGTMLLQFFADDVQLAAMVFWTFGDLARADWNDLALIAPVVLVLLGFFLVNSRDYNGMAMGDESAKGIGIRVEWVRLSGMLAASLMTALIISFVGIISFVGLAAPHIVRRIIGDDHRFLLPASILAGALILLAADMVARLVMLPHVLPVSIFTAFLGAPVFIYLIIRGNPR from the coding sequence ATGCACTTTGATCATGGTGCTGTACCTGATGCCTATATCGGGTATATTCGCAAAAAATCCTGGTTGCTTTTCGCCCTGTTCAGCCTGATGGCAGGACTGTTTCTCATCTCTTTGTGCAAAGGGGCCGTAAAACTTCCGTTGTTGGATGTGGTGCAGACATTAATGTTGGATGCGCCGTCCCGGAAGGCAGATCTTATCGTATGGAATATCCGGCTGCCCCAGACCATTATCGCTATTTTAGGCGGGGCAGGGCTGGCCGTTTCCGGTGCCGTAATGCAGTCGGTATTGAAGAATCCTTTGGCCTCACCCTTTACCCTGGGTATTTCCCATGCGGCCGCATTTGGGGCGGCACTGTCCGTGATCATCATGGGGACCGGGGTGATGGCATCGTCTTCCGGTGATGCCGTGGCCATTTCAAATCCGGTGATCACCGTGGTAACGGCATTTTCTTTTTCAATTATTACCGCGTTAATCATTATCTTTATCTCCGGAAAAAAAGGGGCCTCCCCCCAGGTCATGGTGCTCACCGGCGTGGCATTAGGTTCGCTTTTCACTGCCGGGACCATGCTGCTGCAGTTTTTTGCCGATGATGTGCAGCTGGCTGCCATGGTGTTCTGGACCTTTGGGGATCTGGCCAGAGCAGACTGGAACGACCTTGCACTGATCGCCCCGGTTGTGCTGGTGCTGCTTGGTTTTTTTCTGGTAAACTCCCGGGACTATAACGGTATGGCAATGGGGGATGAGAGCGCTAAAGGCATTGGCATACGGGTGGAATGGGTCAGGCTTTCCGGCATGTTGGCCGCTTCTTTGATGACGGCTTTGATCATCAGCTTTGTGGGCATTATCAGTTTTGTGGGTCTGGCCGCCCCCCATATTGTGCGACGCATCATCGGCGACGACCACCGGTTCCTTTTGCCGGCATCCATTTTGGCCGGCGCCTTGATTCTTCTGGCAGCAGATATGGTCGCCCGGCTGGTCATGCTGCCCCATGTGCTGCCGGTCTCTATTTTTACGGCATTTTTAGGGGCACCGGTTTTTATTTACCTTATCATTAGAGGCAATCCCAGATGA
- a CDS encoding ABC transporter ATP-binding protein, with translation MILTVNQIDFKYKSVKILEDINFSIPRGEITVILGPNGVGKTTLLKCLNKILTPSKGRIHVKDKPLKAMDIRQIAKEISYVAQYNEAGKITVFDAVLMGRYPHIRFTAGKEDLRKVGSVLTHLNLSHMALKNLYELSGGELQQVAIARALVQETDILLLDEPTSSLDLKNQTRILSLVRHIVQDHNLAVIMTMHDLNSALRYADQYICLKNHTVFGAGKIEEIRSDLLTKVYGLPVEIIRHKGYPLVVPVEDASKAA, from the coding sequence ATGATTCTGACAGTGAACCAGATTGATTTTAAGTATAAATCCGTTAAGATTCTTGAAGATATCAATTTTTCCATTCCCCGGGGTGAAATCACCGTAATCTTAGGACCCAACGGCGTGGGAAAAACCACATTACTCAAGTGCCTCAATAAAATTTTAACCCCGTCAAAGGGTCGGATTCATGTAAAAGACAAACCGTTGAAAGCCATGGATATCCGCCAGATTGCCAAAGAGATCAGCTATGTGGCCCAATACAACGAAGCAGGCAAAATCACGGTGTTTGACGCCGTCCTTATGGGGCGATACCCCCATATCCGGTTTACAGCCGGCAAGGAAGACTTAAGAAAAGTCGGGTCGGTGTTGACGCATCTAAACCTGTCACACATGGCCCTGAAAAATTTGTACGAACTTTCCGGCGGGGAACTGCAGCAGGTGGCCATTGCCAGGGCCCTGGTGCAGGAAACCGATATCCTGTTGCTGGACGAACCCACCTCCAGCCTGGACTTAAAAAACCAGACCCGGATTCTAAGTCTTGTCCGGCATATTGTACAAGACCATAACCTTGCAGTAATCATGACCATGCATGACCTGAACTCGGCCCTGCGGTATGCAGATCAGTATATTTGCTTAAAAAACCACACCGTGTTCGGGGCGGGAAAAATTGAAGAAATCCGGTCGGATTTGCTTACAAAGGTGTACGGACTGCCGGTTGAAATTATCCGGCATAAGGGCTACCCCCTGGTGGTGCCGGTTGAAGATGCCTCCAAGGCGGCCTGA
- the acd gene encoding glutaryl-CoA dehydrogenase Acd, with amino-acid sequence MDFELSKELQMLQKEIRTFAKKEIVPFADQWDEEHYLPIEEVMRPLGEMGYFGTVIPEAYGGEELGFLAAMIVTEELAKASSSLRVQVNMQVLGCAYTIYTYGNETVRKKYVEKLCTAEYIGGFGITEPDAGSDVMNIASTAEDKGDHWLLNGNKTWISNADVADCLIYYAYTDNAAGSKGLSAFVIEPKNYDGIKTSSLEKLGSHSSPTGELFLDNVKVPKENILGKPGDGAKIVFSSLNQTRLSAAAGGVGLAQACLDEAVKYCNERKQFGKKIGEFQMNQDMIAQMATEIEATRLLVYKAAWAKDQGRLNNGRDVAMAKYMAGETAYKCANYAMRIMGAYGYSTEYPVARYYRDAPTYAMVEGSANICKWIIALDELGIRKANR; translated from the coding sequence ATGGATTTTGAATTAAGCAAAGAGCTGCAAATGCTCCAGAAAGAGATCCGGACATTTGCAAAAAAAGAGATCGTTCCCTTTGCAGACCAGTGGGATGAGGAACATTACCTGCCCATCGAAGAGGTGATGCGGCCGTTGGGGGAAATGGGATATTTCGGTACCGTAATCCCCGAAGCGTACGGCGGGGAAGAGTTAGGCTTTCTGGCTGCCATGATCGTGACCGAGGAGCTGGCCAAGGCGTCCTCATCCCTGCGGGTCCAGGTGAATATGCAGGTGCTGGGCTGTGCCTATACCATTTATACATACGGTAATGAAACGGTCCGTAAAAAATATGTGGAAAAGCTTTGCACCGCCGAGTACATCGGCGGGTTCGGCATCACCGAACCGGATGCAGGTTCCGATGTTATGAACATCGCCTCCACAGCCGAAGACAAGGGCGATCACTGGCTGCTCAACGGCAATAAAACCTGGATCTCCAATGCCGATGTGGCAGACTGTTTGATCTACTATGCCTATACGGATAACGCTGCCGGTTCCAAGGGGCTGTCCGCCTTTGTGATTGAACCCAAAAACTATGACGGTATCAAAACCTCTTCCCTGGAAAAGCTGGGCTCCCACTCTTCTCCCACAGGGGAACTGTTTCTGGACAATGTCAAGGTGCCCAAGGAAAATATCCTTGGCAAACCCGGTGATGGTGCTAAAATAGTCTTTTCATCGTTGAACCAGACGCGTCTGTCTGCGGCTGCCGGTGGTGTGGGCCTGGCCCAGGCCTGTCTGGACGAAGCCGTCAAATACTGCAATGAGCGAAAACAATTTGGTAAAAAAATCGGCGAGTTTCAGATGAACCAGGATATGATCGCCCAGATGGCCACGGAAATCGAAGCCACCCGGCTTCTGGTCTATAAAGCCGCCTGGGCCAAGGATCAGGGCCGACTCAACAACGGCAGGGATGTGGCCATGGCCAAATACATGGCCGGCGAAACGGCTTATAAATGCGCCAACTATGCCATGAGGATTATGGGTGCTTACGGCTATTCCACTGAATACCCCGTGGCCCGGTATTATCGGGATGCGCCTACCTATGCCATGGTGGAAGGTTCCGCAAATATTTGCAAGTGGATTATTGCCTTGGATGAGCTGGGCATCAGAAAGGCGAATAGATAA
- a CDS encoding acetyl-CoA carboxylase biotin carboxyl carrier protein subunit: MSEEVLAPLSGKIVSLSVEPGTAIEEDDEILVIEAMKMETPIFAPCSGTVSKIAVKEGDAVEEDDLLITID, encoded by the coding sequence ATGTCTGAAGAGGTATTAGCACCCCTGTCGGGAAAAATTGTCAGCTTAAGCGTTGAACCGGGGACGGCAATAGAAGAGGACGACGAAATTTTGGTTATCGAAGCCATGAAAATGGAAACGCCCATATTTGCGCCTTGTTCCGGCACTGTGTCAAAGATTGCCGTTAAGGAGGGGGATGCTGTGGAGGAGGATGATTTGTTAATCACCATTGACTAG